AGATGCAGGGCATCTTCGCGGCGGCCTTCGAGGACACGAAGGCGGCGTTCTCCGAGGTCTTCCCGATCCTCTTCCCCGGCGGGTCCGGAGAGATCGCGCTCAGCGATCCCGACGACCTGCTGAACACCGGCATCGACATGGCCGTGAAACCGGCGGGCAAGAAGGTCGAGCGCCTCTCGCTGCTGTCGGGCGGCGAGCGATCCCTCGCCGCGGTCGCTTGGCTCATCGCGATCTTCCAGGCCCGCCCCAGCCCGTTCTACATCGTCGACGAGGTCGAGGCCGCGCTCGACGATGCGAACCTCGGCCGCCTGCTGCAGGTCTTCGAGCGGCTGCGCGAGAACTCGCAGCTGATCGTGATCACCCACCAGAAGCGCACCATGGAGATCGCCGACGCGCTCTACGGCGTCTCGATGCGGCAGGACGGCATCAGCGCCGTCGTGGGCCAGCGCATCGGTCGCGAGGAGTAGCGGGCGCCCGATCCCGATCTCGATAGACTTGAGCAATGGCTGAGCGATCCTGGTCCTTCTCGAAAGCGTTCCGCACTCTCTTCACCGGCCCCGAGCTCATCACCGACGAGACGTGGGACGATCTCGAGGCCGCGCTCATCACCGCCGACTTCGGGCCCGACGTCACCGAGTCGATCCTCGACCAGCTGCGCGCCGACGTCGAGCGCCACCGCGTCACCGAGGTGAAAGACATGCGCCGCATGCTGCGAGACGCCATCGAAGAGCGGCTCGCGGCCTACGACCCCACGCTGCACCTCTCGGAGCGCCCCGCCGTGATCCTCGTGGTCGGCGTCAACGGGGTGGGCAAGACCACCACCATCGGCAAGTTCGCGAAGTACCTCACCGCGTTCGAAAAGAAGATCGTGGTGGGCGCCGCCGACACGTTCCGCGCCGCCGCCGTCGAGCAGCTCGCCACCTGGGCCGAGCGCGCCGGGGTCGACATCGTGAAGCCCCAGCAGCAGGGGCAGGATCCCGCCTCGGTCGCGTTCCAGACCGTCGAGCAGGCGAAGAACGAGGGCTACGACATCGCCATCATCGACACCGCCGGCCGCCTGCAGACGAAGGGCGGCCTCATGGACGAGCTCGGCAAGGTGCGGCGCGTGATCGAGAAGCAGGCGCCCGTCGCCGAGGTGCTGCTCGTGCTCGACGCAACCACGGGCCAGAACGGGCTCGCGCAGGCCGAGGCCTTCATCGAGCACGCCGGCGTCACCGGCCTCGTGCTCACGAAGCTCGACGGCTCGGCCAAGGGCGGTTTCGTGCTCTCGGTGCAGCAGAAGACCGGCCTGCCTATCAAGCTCGTCGGGCAGGGCGAGGGCATCGGCGACCTCACCGGCTTCACGCCCCACGTCTTCGCGCAGCAGCTCGTCGGCTGAGCCGGTGGTCTCCCGCGCCCAGGTCGGACTGCGCTCGGAGCGCGGGCCGATCCTGCTCGCCCTGATGCTCTCGGCCGGGCTCATCGCGGTCGACGCGACGATCCTCGCGACGGCCGTGCAGAGCGTCGTGGCCGACCTCGGAGGCTTCAACCAGTTCCCGTGGCTGTTCTCGAGCTATCTGCTGGCGCAGGCGGTCTCGGTGCCGATCTACGCGAAGCTCTCCGACATGATCGGGCGCAAACCGATCCTGCTGTTCGGCATCGCGCTCTTCCTCGTGGGCTCGATCGCCTGCGGCTTCGCGTGGAGCATGCCCGCGCTCATCGTGTTCCGCGCCGTGCAGGGGCTCGGGGCCGGCGCCGTCGCGCCGATGACGCAGACCGTGGCGGGCGACATCTACACCGTCGAGGAGCGGGCGAAAGTGCAGGGGTACATGGCGAGCGTGTGGGCCGCGGCCTCGGTGCTCGGCCCCGTGCTCGGCGGCGTGTTCTCGCAGTTCGTCTCGTGGCGATGGATCTTCTTCATCAACATCCCGCTCTGCCTCATCGCCGGCGCGCTGCTGCTGCGCAACTACCGCGAGCGCGCCGAACGCAGCGACCGCCGCGTCGACGTGCTCGGCGCCGCGGTGCTGACGATCGGGCTGACGGCGGTGATCCTCGCGCTGATCGAGGGCGGCCACGGGTGGGAGTGGGTCTCGCTGCCGAGCCTGGGCCTGGCGGCGCTCGGGATCGCGGCGCTCGCGGTGTTCGCCCGCTCGACCCGGCGTGCGTCCGAGCCGATTCTCGACCTCGGGCTGCTGAAACTGCCCGTCGTGTGGGCGCCCACCTGCATCTCCGCCTGCGTGGGTGCGCTGCTCACCGGGTTCACGGCATTCGCGCCGAGCTATCTCGAGCGCACGGCGGGGTCCCCGCCCCTTGTGGCCGGCCTCTCGGTCGCGGCGTGCACGCTCGGCTGGCCGCTCGCCGCCTCAATGTCGGGGCGTCTCTACCTGCGGTGGGGGTTCCGCCGCACGGCGCTCATCGGCAGCACGATCGCCGCCCTCGGCGCCGTCGCCCTCGTGCTCGTCGCCCCCTGGCCCGACCCCCTGCGCATCGCCGTCTGCGCGTTCTGCATCGGCTTCGGAATCGGGTGGACGGCGACGCCGACGCTCATCGCCGCCCAGGCGTCGGTCGAGTGGAACCAGCGCGGAGCCGTGACGGGCCTCAACGTCTTCGCGCGCACCGCCGGCGGCGCGATCGGAGTGGCGATCTACGGCGCGATCTCGAACGCGGTCATCTCGGGCGGCGGGGGAGAGCACCACGCGCCCACGGTCGTGTCGGCGACGACCTGGGTGTTCGCGGGAGTCGCGATCACGGCCCTGCTCATGCTCGCGAGCGCCGTCGCGATGCCGCGGCGCGTGCCGACGCCCGACTGAGAGCGGTCGCCCGTCAGCGACCGGTCACCCGCCGGGGATTCGCTGCCCGCGAAATCCGGCCACGCCGTGCCCGCGGAGGAGTAGACCGGAGGGTGAGGCCTGACGGCCGAGCCCCGCGCTGCGACCGCCGGACCGGATCACCGCCCACCGGGCGATACATTCGAGAAAGGCACGACATTGCAGAACCTCACCGTACTCGGAACCGGCGTGCTCGGCTCCCAGATCATCTTCCAGGCCGCGTACTCCGGCAAGGACGTGGTCGCGTACGACCTGAACGACGAGATCCTCGCCAAGCTCCCGGCGCGCTGGGAGTACCTGAAGCCCCTGTATCTGCGCGACCTGCCCGACGCGACGCCCGAGAAGCTCGACGCCGCCGTGGCGCGCATCCGCACGAGCTCCGACCTCGCCGACGCGGTGCAGCGCGCCGACATCATCATCGAGGCCGTGCCCGAGCGGCTCGACATCAAGCAGCAGACCTGGGAGAAGGTCGCCGCCGTCGCCCCCGAGCAGACGATCCTCTGCACGAACTCATCGACGCTGCTGCCGAGCGACATCGCGCCGTTCACCGGGCGCCCCGCGAAGTTCCTCGCGCTGCACTTCGCGAACGAGGTCTGGGCGAAGAACACGGGCGAGGTCATGGGGCACGCGGGCACCGACCCAGAGGTCTTCGAAGCCGTCGCGCAGTTCGCCGAGCAGATCGGGATGGTGCCGATCCGCATCCGCAAGGAGCAGCCGGGCTACGTGCTGAACTCGCTGCTCGTGCCGTTCCTGAACGCCGCGTCCCACCTGCTCGTGCGCGGTGTGGCGACCCCCGAGGACATCGACAGGACCTGGAAGATCGCGACCGGGGGCACCTACCGGGCCGTTCGAGATCTACGACGTGGTCGGCATGATGACGCCCTACAACCTCGGCAAGGACAGCGACGATCCCGAGCAGCGCGAGTTCGCCGAATACATCAAGCGCGAGTACATCGACAAGGGCTACCTGGGCAAGGGATCGGGCCGCGGCTTCTACGCGTACGAGTAGGTCGGACGATCCCGGGCGAGCCGGGTAGACTGGACCCGCTATGGCTACTTTCGGAAACCTGTCTGCTCGGCTCACCGAGACCTTCAAGAACCTCCGTACGAAGGGCAAGCTGTCGGCCTCGGACGTCGACAGCACGGTGCGCGAGATCCGTCGCGCCCTGCTCGAGGCCGACGTCGCGCTCGACGTGGTCAAGGAGTTCACGGGCAAGGTGCGCGAGCGCGCGCTCGGCGACGAGGTCAACCAGGCCCTCAACCCGGCGCAGCAGGTCGTGCAGATCGTCAACGAGGAACTCGTGGGCATCCTCGGCGGCGAGCAGCGCCGACTGCAGTTCGCCAAGAACCCTCCCACGGTCATCATGCTCGCCGGTCTCCAGGGTGCGGGCAAGACCACGCTCGCGGGCAAACTCGCGAAGTGGCTGAAGGATCAGGGCCACACCCCGATGCTCGTGGCCTGCGACCTGCAGCGCCCCAACGCGGTCACCCAGCTCGGCGTCGTCGCCGAGCAGGCCGGCGTGGCGATCTACGCGCCCGAGCCCGGCAACGGTGTCGGCGACCCGGTGCAGGTCGCGAAGAACGGCGTGGCCGAGGCCCGGGCGAAGCAGTACGATTTCGTGATCATCGATACGGCGGGTCGCCTGGGCGTCGACGCCGAGCTGATGCAGCAGGCCTCCGACATCCGCAGGGCCACCGAGCCCGACGAGGTGCTCTTCGTCATCGACGCCATGATCGGTCAGGATGCGGTCGCGACCGCGCAGGCCTTCCAGGAGGGCGTCGACTTCACCGGCGTCGTGCTCACGAAGCTCGACGGCGACGCGCGCGGCGGCGCTGCGCTCTCGATCCGCAGCGTCACCGGTCGTCCGATCCTCTTCGCCTCGACCGGCGAGGGCCTCGGTGACTTCGAGCCCTTCCACCCCGACCGCATGGCGAGCCGCATCCTCGACCTCGGCGACATCCTCACCCTCATCGAGCAGGCCCAGCAGGCGTTCGACGAGGACGAGGCGCGCAAGGTCGCCGAGAAGATCGCCACCGACGCCTTCACCCTCGACGACTTCCTCGGCCAGATGCAGCAGCTGCGCAAGGCCGGCTCCCTGAAGAAGATGATGGGGATGCTGCCCGGCATGGGCAAGATGAAGGATCAGCTCGACAACTTCGACGAGCGCGAGATCGTGCGCACCGAGGCCATCATCCAGTCGATGACCCGCGACGAGCGTCAGAACCCGAAGATCCTCAACGGCTCCCGCCGCCTGCGCATTGCCAAGGGCTCGGGTATGACCGTCACCGACGTCAACCAGCTCGTGCAGCGCTTCGAGCAGGCCGCGAAGATGATGAAGACCGTCGCCCGCGGCGGCGTGCCGCAGATCCCGGGCATGGGGCCGATACCGGGCATGGGTCACGGCGGCAAGAAGAAGCAGCAGGCCAAGGGCAAGGGGCGCAAGCAGTCGGGCAACCCCGCCAAGCGAGCCCAGGAGGCCGCCGGGCTGGCCACGCAGCAGGCCGCGGCGCCGGCCGGCGGCTCCGGCTTCGGGCTCGGCGCCGCCGGGAAGGCGCAGCCGAGCGAGGAAGACCTCGCGAAGCTGCAGCAGATGCTCGGCAAGGGCCTGCGCTGACGGTCTGAACCGGCTGCGCCCTGCGCGCCGCCCGGATCGAAGCGCGTCGCCCGCGTAGACTCGGCGACAGGCCGGTCGGCCGGGGGAGGGGCGCTGAGCATGACGAGCGAAAGATCGTGGGCCACGCTGCCCAACGCGATCACACTGCTGCGGCTGCTGCTCGTCATCCCCATCGTGGTGCTGCTGATCGAGGGCGAACAGCCCGTGCTCACAGTGGTGCTGCTCGTGATCTTCGGTGCGAGCGACTGGATCGACGGCACTCTCGCCAGGCTGATGAACCAGGTGTCGCAGTTCGGCAAGCTGTTCGACCCGCTCGCCGACCGCGTCGGCGTCGTGGCCATCGTGCTCGCCATGATCGTCGCGGGGTTGCTGCCCGCGTGGACCGCGATCGCGATCCCCGGCGTCGAACTGGTGCTGCTCGTCGTCTACTTCATGACGCGCCCCGAACGCATCCCTGAGGCGAGTCTGCTCGGCAAGGCCCGCACGGCCGTGATGATGACCGGCATCGCCGCGGTGGGGTTCGGGATCCTGCCCGGTCTCGAGTGGCTCGGCGAGGCGGGGCGGTGGATCACCGCCGTCGGCGTCGCCATGCACATTGTGGTGGGAGCCGACTACTTCCGGCTGATGGTCGCCGGCCGCCGCCGCTGACGGCAACCGCCGCGTGCTTCGCGTGCGGGCCGCGGCGCATGGCGACCCGACGCACCGCGTGTCGCCGCGGACGCCGCAGGCCCTAGGGTGGATCGCATGAGCAGAAGCCCGGAGTACTGGATCGGCAGGGACATCGTGGCCCGCGACGTGTGGACGACGGTGCCGCTCGACTGGGCGAACCCGGGCGGCGAGACGATCCGGGTCTTCGCCCGCGAGCTCGTCGCGGCCGAGAAGCGCGGCGAGGATCTGCCGCTGCTGGTGCACCTGCAGGGAGGCCCGGGCGGCAAGGGCACGCGCCCCCTCGGTCGATCCGGCTGGGTGGGAGCGGTGCTGAAGCGCTTCCGGCTGGTGATCCCGGATCAGCGGGGCACCGGCCGCTCGACGCCCGTGAGCGGCGCGCACTTCGAGAACCTGGCCGCCGAGGACGCCGCTCATCGACTGTCCCTGCATCGCGCCGACTCGATCGTGCGCGACCTCGAGGAGGTGCGGCGGACGCGCTACGAGGGTCGCCAGTGGTGGACGATCGGGCAGAGCTACGGCGGCTTCCTGACGCTGCACTACCTGTCGGCTGCGCCCGAGGCGATCGTCGGATCCGCGGTGACGGGCGGTCTCGCGGGGCTCGACGCGGATCCCGCCGAGGTCTACCGCCGCACCTTCCCGCGCACCGTCGAGAAGAACCGGGAGTTCAGGGAGCGGGCGCCGCATCTCGCCGAGCGCGTCGGCAGGATCGCCGACCTGCTCGAGCGAGAGGACGTGCGGCTGCCGGACGGAGACCGGCTCACCGTGCGGCGCCTGCAGACGCTCGGCTTCGATTTCGGCATGGCGCCGGGCTTCGACCGTGTGCACTGGGTGCTCGACGAGGCGTTCGCCGATGCAGCCGAGACGCGGCTGAGCGAGGCGTTCGTCGATGCGGTGGGGGCCGAGACCGGTTTCGGGGGTCGGCCGCTGTACGCCGCTCTCCAGGAAGCGATCTACGGATCCGGGCCGTCGGCCTGGGCGGCGCAGCGGGAGCGGGATCGGCGGCCCGAGTTCGCCGAGACGGCGAGGCCGCTGCTCTTCACCGGCGAGATGGTGTTCCCCTGGATGTTCGAGGAGATCCGGGCGCTGCGGGGGTTCCGCGCCGGCGTCGAGGCGCTCGCGGCGAAGGAGTGGCCGATCGATCTCTACGACGCCGAGCGGCTCGCTGCGAACGAGGTGCCCGTCGAAGCCGCCGTCTACTTCGACGACATGTACGTGGACGCCCGCCTCTCGCTCGAGACGGCCTCCCGCGTCGGGGCCGTGCACGCGTGGGTGACCAATGAGTACGAGCACGACGGCGTGCACCACGACGGAGTCGCCGAGCGGCTGTTCGTCGCCCTCGAACACCGGCTCGGCGGCACCCAGTCGCGAAGAAAAGCCTGATCGTGACAAAAATTGCTTTTCTTCCCGGATTATGTGAGGATTGATGGGTTCGCGCAACCCTGCGCGCCCAGGCTTCCGCTCCCGCTCGAATCGCGAGGCGCGGCGTCGCACCCCTCGATCCAAGGAGTCATCATGGCCGTCAAGATCCGTCTCAAGCGCCTCGGCAAGATCCGCGCCCCCTACTACCGCATCGTCGTCGCCGACTCGCGCACCAAGCGCGACGGCCGCGTGATCGAGGAGATCGGCAAGTACCACCCGACCGAGCAGCCCTCGTTCATCGAGGTCGACTCGGAGCGTGCGCAGTACTGGCTCAGCGTGGGCGCCCAGCCCACCGAGCAGGTCGCCGCGATCCTCAAGCTCACCGGCGACTGGGGCAAGTTCACCGGCGAGGGCAACACCGAGTCGCAGGTGAAGCCGGTCGAGCCGAAGCCCGTCTTCGAGGTCGACGCCGCCAAGAAGCCCGTGCTGCGGCCCAAGGCCGAGAAGCCCGCGGCGAAGGCCGAGGACACCGCCGAGGCTCCGGCCGAGGAGGTCGCCGCCGAGGCCACCGAGGGCTAATCCTCTTGGCTGAGCAGGCGCTGGCCGAAGCGCTCGACCACCTGGTGCGCGGCATCGTCGACCACCCCGATCGTGTGCGCGTCGACGCCCGCGAGACCCCGCGGGGCGACGTGCTCGAGGTGCGCGTGCACCCGAGCGACCTCGGCCGTGTGATCGGACGAGGCGGTCGCACCGCCTCGTCGCTGCGCACCGTCGTATCGGCTCTGGCCGACGGCGGGCGCGTGCGCGTCGACGTGATCGACACCGACCAGCACGACCTCGGCGAAGACGAGGCCGACCCGGTCGACACGGAGGGCGCCGCCTGATGGCCGACGCTCACGAGCGTGCGCGAGCTCCCCGTCCCGCAAGCGGGGCGGGGAGTTTGCGCGTCGGGCGCCTCACGAAACCCCACGGGCTCAAGGGCGGAGTCAAGCTCGAGCTCTTCACCGACAACCCCGAACTGCGCTTCGCACCCGGAGCGGTCTTCCACCTGCAGGTGCCCGAGGACTCCTCCTGGTTCGGCCGCACCATCACCATGCGCGAACTGCGCTGGTTCAACGACTCCCCGGTCGGCTTCTTCCAGGAGCTGCCCGACCGCACCGCCGTCGAGAGCATCGTGCGCGCGATCCTCTGGATCGATGAGCAGGCCGTCGCCGAGGGCGAAGAGG
The genomic region above belongs to Leucobacter muris and contains:
- the rpsP gene encoding 30S ribosomal protein S16 → MAVKIRLKRLGKIRAPYYRIVVADSRTKRDGRVIEEIGKYHPTEQPSFIEVDSERAQYWLSVGAQPTEQVAAILKLTGDWGKFTGEGNTESQVKPVEPKPVFEVDAAKKPVLRPKAEKPAAKAEDTAEAPAEEVAAEATEG
- the ffh gene encoding signal recognition particle protein, which translates into the protein MATFGNLSARLTETFKNLRTKGKLSASDVDSTVREIRRALLEADVALDVVKEFTGKVRERALGDEVNQALNPAQQVVQIVNEELVGILGGEQRRLQFAKNPPTVIMLAGLQGAGKTTLAGKLAKWLKDQGHTPMLVACDLQRPNAVTQLGVVAEQAGVAIYAPEPGNGVGDPVQVAKNGVAEARAKQYDFVIIDTAGRLGVDAELMQQASDIRRATEPDEVLFVIDAMIGQDAVATAQAFQEGVDFTGVVLTKLDGDARGGAALSIRSVTGRPILFASTGEGLGDFEPFHPDRMASRILDLGDILTLIEQAQQAFDEDEARKVAEKIATDAFTLDDFLGQMQQLRKAGSLKKMMGMLPGMGKMKDQLDNFDEREIVRTEAIIQSMTRDERQNPKILNGSRRLRIAKGSGMTVTDVNQLVQRFEQAAKMMKTVARGGVPQIPGMGPIPGMGHGGKKKQQAKGKGRKQSGNPAKRAQEAAGLATQQAAAPAGGSGFGLGAAGKAQPSEEDLAKLQQMLGKGLR
- a CDS encoding RNA-binding protein encodes the protein MAEQALAEALDHLVRGIVDHPDRVRVDARETPRGDVLEVRVHPSDLGRVIGRGGRTASSLRTVVSALADGGRVRVDVIDTDQHDLGEDEADPVDTEGAA
- a CDS encoding MDR family MFS transporter, which gives rise to MVSRAQVGLRSERGPILLALMLSAGLIAVDATILATAVQSVVADLGGFNQFPWLFSSYLLAQAVSVPIYAKLSDMIGRKPILLFGIALFLVGSIACGFAWSMPALIVFRAVQGLGAGAVAPMTQTVAGDIYTVEERAKVQGYMASVWAAASVLGPVLGGVFSQFVSWRWIFFINIPLCLIAGALLLRNYRERAERSDRRVDVLGAAVLTIGLTAVILALIEGGHGWEWVSLPSLGLAALGIAALAVFARSTRRASEPILDLGLLKLPVVWAPTCISACVGALLTGFTAFAPSYLERTAGSPPLVAGLSVAACTLGWPLAASMSGRLYLRWGFRRTALIGSTIAALGAVALVLVAPWPDPLRIAVCAFCIGFGIGWTATPTLIAAQASVEWNQRGAVTGLNVFARTAGGAIGVAIYGAISNAVISGGGGEHHAPTVVSATTWVFAGVAITALLMLASAVAMPRRVPTPD
- a CDS encoding alpha/beta fold hydrolase, whose translation is MSRSPEYWIGRDIVARDVWTTVPLDWANPGGETIRVFARELVAAEKRGEDLPLLVHLQGGPGGKGTRPLGRSGWVGAVLKRFRLVIPDQRGTGRSTPVSGAHFENLAAEDAAHRLSLHRADSIVRDLEEVRRTRYEGRQWWTIGQSYGGFLTLHYLSAAPEAIVGSAVTGGLAGLDADPAEVYRRTFPRTVEKNREFRERAPHLAERVGRIADLLEREDVRLPDGDRLTVRRLQTLGFDFGMAPGFDRVHWVLDEAFADAAETRLSEAFVDAVGAETGFGGRPLYAALQEAIYGSGPSAWAAQRERDRRPEFAETARPLLFTGEMVFPWMFEEIRALRGFRAGVEALAAKEWPIDLYDAERLAANEVPVEAAVYFDDMYVDARLSLETASRVGAVHAWVTNEYEHDGVHHDGVAERLFVALEHRLGGTQSRRKA
- a CDS encoding CDP-alcohol phosphatidyltransferase family protein; the encoded protein is MTSERSWATLPNAITLLRLLLVIPIVVLLIEGEQPVLTVVLLVIFGASDWIDGTLARLMNQVSQFGKLFDPLADRVGVVAIVLAMIVAGLLPAWTAIAIPGVELVLLVVYFMTRPERIPEASLLGKARTAVMMTGIAAVGFGILPGLEWLGEAGRWITAVGVAMHIVVGADYFRLMVAGRRR
- the ftsY gene encoding signal recognition particle-docking protein FtsY yields the protein MAERSWSFSKAFRTLFTGPELITDETWDDLEAALITADFGPDVTESILDQLRADVERHRVTEVKDMRRMLRDAIEERLAAYDPTLHLSERPAVILVVGVNGVGKTTTIGKFAKYLTAFEKKIVVGAADTFRAAAVEQLATWAERAGVDIVKPQQQGQDPASVAFQTVEQAKNEGYDIAIIDTAGRLQTKGGLMDELGKVRRVIEKQAPVAEVLLVLDATTGQNGLAQAEAFIEHAGVTGLVLTKLDGSAKGGFVLSVQQKTGLPIKLVGQGEGIGDLTGFTPHVFAQQLVG